The Periplaneta americana isolate PAMFEO1 chromosome 2, P.americana_PAMFEO1_priV1, whole genome shotgun sequence genome has a window encoding:
- the LOC138693839 gene encoding G-protein coupled receptor moody: MFCCFNLPLAASTFWQRAWRHGNLLCELFPLTRYGLVAVSLFTVLAITINRYVMIGHPRLYPKLYRKQYLGLMVACTWVFGFGALIATWFGKWGRFGLDKRIGSCSILPDSHDRSPKEFLFIVAFVIPCLAIVVCYARIFYIVRKTALKSRLTTRNNTVTTTTQSCASGPGSVVSSEGKKLRADGSSGYEGMSVSGKFMKRCKFSPEDSALGSTSTGPTITTDKGSSFIENGHTSPPCNNNKSSSDVRIQIVDNVMSGGCRPDSIHLAPSPHLLSPPSPNHLRLPIQKKIFGEPSSSSGIETGVTGNDDEDEEGICSSRSATPTSLCSSSIMDPCGITTSSSAPNSSFPSSQRSRSLNRKRRRRERGASAVGVNSALSHVANVFRRGSQMKCASPRRHSTFTTSSAMATPGKMTAKDKKLLKMILVIFASFVICYLPITVSKTFRDTIDIHGLNIAGYILIYLTTCINPIIYVVMSSEYRQAYKNLLMCRGYTPDAAAAYPQQHQQPGNGVGGAGRSVSQRA, translated from the exons ATGTTCTGCTGTTTCAATCTGCCCCTGGCCGCCTCCACCTTCTGGCAGCGAGCTTGGAGGCACGGCAACCTGCTGTGCGAGCTCTTCCCCCTAACTCGCTACGGCCTCGTGGCCGTATCGCTCTTCACCGTCCTGGCCATCACCATCAACCGCTACGTAATGATCGGACATCCTCGACTGTATCCCAA ACTGTATAGGAAGCAGTATTTGGGGTTGATGGTGGCCTGCACCTGGGTGTTTGGATTCGGAGCCCTGATTGCCACCTGGTTCGGCAAATGGGGTAGGTTCGGCCTGGACAAGAGGATCGGATCTTGCTCCATCCTTCCAGACTCACACGATCGCTCTCCTAAAGAATTCCTCTTCATTGTAGCTTTTGTGATACCTTGCCTTGCTATCGTTGTGTGCTACGCTCGTATCTTCTATATAGTTCGTAAGACGGCACTCAAATCCCGTCTTACAACTCGCAACAACACTGTTACCACTACCACTCAGTCTTGTGCATCTGGTCCTGGAAGCGTCGTCAGCTCTGAGGGAAAGAAACTTCGGGCAGATGGATCCTCTGGTTATGAGGGAATGTCAGTTTCTGGTAAGTTTATGAAACGTTGTAAATTCTCACCAGAAGACTCAGCTCTAGGATCCACAAGCACAGGCCCAACAATTACCACAGACAAAGGTTCTTCTTTTATTGAGAACGGCCACACATCTCCTCCCTGCAACAACAACAAGTCCTCTTCAGACGTGAGGATTCAGATTGTCGATAACGTCATGTCTGGTGGTTGTAGGCCTGACAGCATCCATCTTGCACCAAGTCCTCATCTCCTGTCCCCACCATCACCTAATCATCTGAGACTTCCCATCCAGAAGAAGATTTTTGGAGAACCATCATCCTCTTCAGGTATCGAGACTGGTGTAACAGGcaatgatgacgaagatgaagaAGGAATCTGCAGTAGCCGTAGTGCAACTCCTACGTCACTTTGCAGCTCTTCAATAATGGATCCATGTGGCATCACTACATCATCTTCAGCACCAAACAGTAGTTTCCCTTCTTCTCAAAGATCCAGAAGCCTCAATCGGAAAAGGCGTAGGAGAGAGAGAGGAGCTTCAGCTGTTGGAGTCAATTCCGCCCTTTCTCATGTTGCAAATGTCTTCCGCAGAGGAAGTCAGATGAAATGTGCCAGCCCTCGTCGCCATAGTACATTCACGACTTCTTCAGCAATGGCTACTCCTGGGAAAATGACCGCAAAAGATAAGAAGCTATTGAAGATGATCCTTGTAATCTTTGCCTCATTTGTGATCTGTTACCTTCCGATCACTGTCAGCAAAACCTTCAGAGACACGATTGACATTCACGGACTGAACATTGCTGGATATATCCTTATCTACTTGACCACTTGCATAAACCCTATCATTTATGTTGTAATGAGCTCAGAATACAGACAAGCTTACAAGAATTTACTCATGTGCAGGGGATATACTCCAGATGCTGCTGCAGCTTACCCACAACAGCATCAACAACCAGGGAACGGCGTTGGAGGAGCTGGGAGAAGTGTCTCTCAAAGAGCATGA